In Mytilus galloprovincialis chromosome 1, xbMytGall1.hap1.1, whole genome shotgun sequence, the following are encoded in one genomic region:
- the LOC143042652 gene encoding serine/threonine-protein kinase Sgk1-like isoform X3: MVKFTLAKFFRKSDSTESETVSPEVRSFLSLDNPRNASEPVDTDTFEDSEAMNGKDNNPVNLGPSEKTSVKPSDFEFLKVIGKGSFGKVLLARHKNESKMFAIKVLQKQAIMKRNEVKHIMSERNVLLKNIKHPFLVGLHYSFQTQDKLYFVLDYVNGGELFFHLQRERYFPEQRAKFYAAEMASAIGYLHSLNIIYRDLKPENILLDSKGHVTLTDFGLCKEGIEGMGTTSTFCGTPEYLAPEVLRKQPYDKTVDWWCLGAVLYEMMYGLPPFYSRDTAEMYDNILYKPLRLRTNVSSAARSILEGLLQKEKEQRLGAKKDFHEIKTHSFFSDINWDDLDKKKIHPPYNPNVSGQLDLKHFDPEFVREPVPASVGKSAGGGKMVSASVMEADNMFQGFSYVPPAEDAFS, translated from the exons tcCAGAAGTACGCTCCTTCTTGTCACTAGATAATCCCCGAAATGCTTCGGAACCAGTAGATACAGACACCTTTGAGGACTCAGAAGCTatg aatggCAAAGATAATAACCCAGTAAATCTTGGTCCAAGTGAAAAGACAAG TGTTAAGCCAAGTGACTTTGAATTTCTGAAGGTTATCGGCAAGGGCAGCTTTGGCAAG GTGCTTTTAGCCAGACATAAGAATGAGAGTAAAATGTTTGCAATTAAAGTCCTGCAGAAGCAGGCAATAATGAAGAGAAATGAAGTAAAACATATCATGTCTGAGAGAAATGTTTTGCTGAAAAACATCAAACATCCATTTCTGGTGGGACTTCATTACTCCTTTCAGACACAAGATAAACTCTACTTTGTCTTAGATTATGTTAATGGTGGAGAG TTGTTTTTTCATTTACAACGAGAAAGATATTTTCCAGAACAACGTGCCAAATTTTATGCTGCAGAAATGGCTAGTGCTATTGGTTACCTTCATTCATTAAATATCATATATAG AGATCTGAAACCAGAAAATATTTTACTTGATTCAAAA GGTCATGTGACTTTGACAGACTTTGGTTTATGTAAAGAGGGAATAGAAGGCATGGGAACAACTAGCACTTTCTGTGGAACACCAGAG TATCTTGCCCCAGAAGTGTTAAGAAAACAGCCCTATGACAAAACTGTAGATTGGTGGTGTTTAGGAGCTGTGTTATATGAAATGATGTATGGGTTACCTCCCTTTTACAGTCGTGATACAGCTGAAATGTATGACAATATTCTATATAAACCTCTTCGTCTTAGAACTAATGTTTCATCAGCTGCTAGATCAATACTAGAGGGG CTGttgcaaaaagaaaaagaacagaGACTTGGTGCCAAGAAAGACTTCCATGAAATCAAAACTCATTCTTTTTTCTCTGACATAAATTGGGATGATCTTGATAAGAAAAAGATTCACCCACCATATAATCCAAATGTG AGTGGACAGTTGGATTTGAAGCATTTTGATCCCGAATTTGTCAGAGAACCTGTGCCTG ctTCTGTTGGTAAATCTGCAGGGGGAGGTAAAATGGTAAGTGCTAGTGTGATGGAAGCAGACAATATGTTTCAAGGATTTTCTTATGTACCTCCAGCAGAAGATGCATTTAGCTAG
- the LOC143042652 gene encoding serine/threonine-protein kinase Sgk1-like isoform X4 yields MPARMKKIIRCLSSLLHKHVIPEVRSFLSLDNPRNASEPVDTDTFEDSEAMNGKDNNPVNLGPSEKTSVKPSDFEFLKVIGKGSFGKVLLARHKNESKMFAIKVLQKQAIMKRNEVKHIMSERNVLLKNIKHPFLVGLHYSFQTQDKLYFVLDYVNGGELFFHLQRERYFPEQRAKFYAAEMASAIGYLHSLNIIYRDLKPENILLDSKGHVTLTDFGLCKEGIEGMGTTSTFCGTPEYLAPEVLRKQPYDKTVDWWCLGAVLYEMMYGLPPFYSRDTAEMYDNILYKPLRLRTNVSSAARSILEGLLQKEKEQRLGAKKDFHEIKTHSFFSDINWDDLDKKKIHPPYNPNVSGQLDLKHFDPEFVREPVPASVGKSAGGGKMVSASVMEADNMFQGFSYVPPAEDAFS; encoded by the exons ATGCCGGCACGTATGAAAAAAATTATCCGATGTCTGAGCAGTCTTTTACATAAACATGTGAT tcCAGAAGTACGCTCCTTCTTGTCACTAGATAATCCCCGAAATGCTTCGGAACCAGTAGATACAGACACCTTTGAGGACTCAGAAGCTatg aatggCAAAGATAATAACCCAGTAAATCTTGGTCCAAGTGAAAAGACAAG TGTTAAGCCAAGTGACTTTGAATTTCTGAAGGTTATCGGCAAGGGCAGCTTTGGCAAG GTGCTTTTAGCCAGACATAAGAATGAGAGTAAAATGTTTGCAATTAAAGTCCTGCAGAAGCAGGCAATAATGAAGAGAAATGAAGTAAAACATATCATGTCTGAGAGAAATGTTTTGCTGAAAAACATCAAACATCCATTTCTGGTGGGACTTCATTACTCCTTTCAGACACAAGATAAACTCTACTTTGTCTTAGATTATGTTAATGGTGGAGAG TTGTTTTTTCATTTACAACGAGAAAGATATTTTCCAGAACAACGTGCCAAATTTTATGCTGCAGAAATGGCTAGTGCTATTGGTTACCTTCATTCATTAAATATCATATATAG AGATCTGAAACCAGAAAATATTTTACTTGATTCAAAA GGTCATGTGACTTTGACAGACTTTGGTTTATGTAAAGAGGGAATAGAAGGCATGGGAACAACTAGCACTTTCTGTGGAACACCAGAG TATCTTGCCCCAGAAGTGTTAAGAAAACAGCCCTATGACAAAACTGTAGATTGGTGGTGTTTAGGAGCTGTGTTATATGAAATGATGTATGGGTTACCTCCCTTTTACAGTCGTGATACAGCTGAAATGTATGACAATATTCTATATAAACCTCTTCGTCTTAGAACTAATGTTTCATCAGCTGCTAGATCAATACTAGAGGGG CTGttgcaaaaagaaaaagaacagaGACTTGGTGCCAAGAAAGACTTCCATGAAATCAAAACTCATTCTTTTTTCTCTGACATAAATTGGGATGATCTTGATAAGAAAAAGATTCACCCACCATATAATCCAAATGTG AGTGGACAGTTGGATTTGAAGCATTTTGATCCCGAATTTGTCAGAGAACCTGTGCCTG ctTCTGTTGGTAAATCTGCAGGGGGAGGTAAAATGGTAAGTGCTAGTGTGATGGAAGCAGACAATATGTTTCAAGGATTTTCTTATGTACCTCCAGCAGAAGATGCATTTAGCTAG